The following proteins are co-located in the Frigidibacter mobilis genome:
- a CDS encoding tripartite tricarboxylate transporter TctB family protein: MMMRSRALIAQAGNLAVLGVGGAFVLGAATGLDLGTPRRLGPGAFPLMAGICVIALALCSILIDLRRAQQPEPADALAILAVAGAMAGFALLSPFAGVLPATFGAALAASLAARRPGWLWRLILACVLTGLAWLMFIRLLQVPLVAIRGF; encoded by the coding sequence ATGATGATGCGTAGCCGCGCGCTGATCGCCCAGGCGGGGAACCTCGCGGTCCTCGGCGTCGGGGGGGCCTTCGTCCTTGGCGCCGCCACCGGGCTTGACCTTGGCACGCCGCGACGCCTTGGGCCGGGGGCCTTCCCGCTGATGGCAGGGATCTGCGTCATCGCCCTCGCGCTTTGCAGCATCCTGATCGACCTGCGCCGCGCGCAGCAACCGGAGCCGGCCGATGCGCTGGCGATCCTTGCCGTCGCCGGGGCTATGGCGGGCTTTGCGCTGCTCTCGCCCTTTGCCGGCGTGCTGCCCGCGACCTTCGGGGCCGCGCTGGCGGCAAGCCTTGCGGCGCGGCGGCCCGGGTGGCTGTGGCGGCTCATCCTGGCCTGCGTGCTGACCGGGCTGGCCTGGTTGATGTTCATCCGGCTGCTGCAGGTGCCCCTCGTTGCAATCCGAGGGTTTTGA
- a CDS encoding BMP family lipoprotein, which translates to MRIGVLFVGELADRGFNASAFAGAKAAMEAGHRIEILSGIAYNPAEMTAAVERGLHGLDGLVFVGGQGDRVVPEIARRHPGKLFALVQGNHIAPNVASYDVLQEQSAFLGGYLAARMTQTGTVAHLSGHRVRPGLKGRAAFAGGVRHAAAGVRLLTAFCGTQDANDTTRRWADAQIAAGADILFTMLNGARDGAIEACAGRARQIGNALDWCRIRPDIFLASAEARIDLGVLQAITDMEAGALPAKVRAFGLSNGGAVHLTMGADVPAALVREIEELSGRIARGEVEVPESYDGPEFALEHDDA; encoded by the coding sequence GTGAGGATTGGCGTTCTCTTCGTCGGCGAACTGGCAGACCGGGGCTTCAATGCTTCGGCGTTTGCCGGCGCGAAGGCGGCGATGGAAGCGGGGCACCGTATCGAGATCCTGTCGGGCATCGCCTATAACCCCGCCGAAATGACCGCGGCCGTCGAGCGCGGGTTGCACGGGCTCGACGGGCTGGTCTTCGTTGGCGGCCAGGGTGACAGGGTGGTGCCCGAGATTGCGCGCCGGCATCCGGGCAAGCTCTTCGCGCTGGTTCAGGGCAACCACATCGCGCCGAACGTCGCCAGTTATGATGTCTTGCAGGAACAGTCGGCGTTTCTGGGCGGTTATCTCGCCGCCCGGATGACGCAGACGGGCACGGTGGCCCACCTTTCGGGGCACCGGGTCCGTCCGGGCCTGAAGGGGCGCGCCGCCTTTGCCGGCGGGGTGCGGCACGCGGCGGCAGGGGTGCGCCTGCTGACGGCCTTCTGCGGCACGCAAGATGCGAACGATACGACGCGCCGTTGGGCCGATGCACAAATCGCGGCCGGAGCGGATATCCTGTTCACGATGCTCAACGGCGCCCGTGACGGCGCGATAGAGGCCTGCGCGGGCCGCGCACGGCAGATCGGCAATGCGCTGGACTGGTGCAGGATCCGCCCCGACATCTTCCTGGCCTCGGCCGAGGCCAGGATCGACCTGGGCGTGTTGCAGGCGATCACCGACATGGAGGCCGGGGCGCTGCCGGCAAAGGTCCGGGCCTTCGGGCTTAGCAATGGCGGGGCCGTGCACCTGACGATGGGCGCGGATGTGCCCGCGGCGCTGGTACGTGAGATAGAGGAGCTTTCCGGTCGGATCGCCCGCGGCGAGGTGGAGGTGCCGGAAAGCTATGACGGGCCGGAATTCGCGCTGGAGCATGATGATGCGTAG
- a CDS encoding Bug family tripartite tricarboxylate transporter substrate binding protein yields the protein MTLPIRSITFALLICLAPPALAQDWPTKPVRILVSFPAGGASDLVARLLAQHLTESLGQQVVVENKPGAAGTIAAGELKSSPADGYTLMLSNLTPFSIAPTLMPEAGYDPVTDFTHVSYLGASHLALFVQPELEAPDLAAFVAKAKAAPGSLDYGSSGVGSWGHLVAETFKAEAGAEMEHIPYQGSGPMVLDFRADIIAAMFDAVTQNLPLIAEGTAVPLAVTSPERLAVLPEVPTFRELGYDIVAENWLGLSAPAGLDPAIAAKIDAAVAQVLAQPAVTGQFATWGIELAPLDADFAAFITSQYEAWKVPAQKVAVK from the coding sequence ATGACCCTGCCGATCAGATCCATCACGTTCGCCCTGCTCATCTGCCTCGCCCCCCCCGCCCTCGCCCAGGACTGGCCGACAAAGCCGGTGCGCATCTTGGTGTCCTTCCCTGCCGGCGGCGCAAGCGACCTTGTTGCCCGGCTTCTGGCGCAGCATCTGACCGAGTCGCTCGGGCAGCAGGTGGTGGTCGAGAACAAGCCCGGCGCGGCGGGCACCATTGCGGCGGGCGAACTGAAGTCTTCACCCGCGGATGGCTACACTCTGATGCTGTCGAACCTGACGCCGTTCAGCATCGCCCCCACACTGATGCCCGAAGCGGGCTATGACCCAGTGACGGATTTCACCCATGTCAGTTATCTCGGGGCCAGCCATCTTGCGCTGTTCGTGCAGCCAGAGCTGGAGGCACCCGACCTTGCCGCCTTCGTGGCGAAGGCGAAGGCCGCGCCGGGATCGCTCGACTATGGCTCGTCGGGTGTCGGATCGTGGGGCCATCTGGTGGCAGAGACCTTCAAGGCCGAAGCAGGCGCGGAGATGGAGCATATCCCCTATCAAGGGTCGGGGCCGATGGTCCTGGATTTTCGCGCCGACATCATCGCCGCCATGTTCGACGCCGTGACCCAGAACCTGCCCCTGATCGCGGAAGGCACTGCCGTGCCGCTCGCCGTCACCTCCCCCGAGCGCCTGGCCGTCCTTCCCGAGGTGCCGACCTTCCGCGAGCTGGGGTATGACATCGTTGCCGAAAACTGGCTTGGCCTCAGCGCGCCCGCGGGGCTTGACCCCGCCATCGCGGCCAAGATCGACGCCGCCGTTGCCCAAGTGCTGGCTCAACCGGCGGTGACGGGGCAGTTCGCCACCTGGGGCATCGAGTTGGCGCCGCTCGATGCGGATTTCGCAGCTTTCATCACCAGCCAGTATGAGGCTTGGAAAGTCCCCGCCCAGAAGGTCGCCGTGAAGTGA
- a CDS encoding MurR/RpiR family transcriptional regulator: MPDPSRFLDLIRAALPDLHPAERRLGAFLLDFPGEMASYDAQELARLAGVSKATVSRFVRRLGFPSYEQARRAAREEGRTGSRLYLGHAEAEDFTDLSAQIEEERSNLEWTYRRLSVPALDALCARILSSRKVWVLGQRISQNFAGYLGWQLMKLADDVVSIPRAGETLGEHIATMRPEDCVILFALRRRAAGTDAVIDEILQRGSALALISDEGMAVRADVPWHFQCQTGTTGPQFNHSTVLALCHQIMLRTSAAAGPAGRASLRRVEEINERIGAL, translated from the coding sequence ATGCCAGACCCATCCCGCTTCCTCGATCTCATCCGTGCGGCCTTACCCGACCTTCATCCCGCAGAGCGCCGGCTCGGCGCGTTCCTTCTCGACTTCCCCGGCGAGATGGCAAGCTACGATGCGCAGGAACTGGCCCGGCTTGCGGGGGTCTCCAAGGCCACGGTGTCGCGCTTCGTCCGCAGGCTTGGTTTTCCCTCCTATGAACAGGCCCGGCGCGCGGCGCGCGAGGAAGGGCGCACCGGATCGCGCCTTTATCTTGGCCATGCCGAGGCAGAGGATTTCACTGACCTGTCGGCGCAGATCGAGGAAGAACGGTCGAACCTGGAATGGACTTACCGCCGCCTGTCGGTCCCGGCGCTGGACGCTCTTTGTGCCCGCATCCTGTCCTCCCGCAAGGTCTGGGTGCTGGGCCAGCGGATCAGCCAGAACTTTGCCGGCTACCTTGGCTGGCAGTTGATGAAACTTGCAGACGATGTCGTCTCGATCCCGCGGGCCGGCGAGACGCTTGGCGAGCACATAGCCACCATGCGCCCCGAGGATTGCGTGATCCTGTTCGCCCTGCGCAGGCGCGCGGCGGGGACCGATGCCGTGATCGACGAGATCTTGCAGCGGGGCAGCGCTCTGGCGCTCATCTCCGATGAGGGTATGGCGGTGCGGGCAGACGTTCCCTGGCATTTCCAGTGCCAGACCGGTACGACCGGGCCTCAGTTCAACCATTCGACGGTTCTGGCGCTGTGCCACCAGATCATGCTGCGAACCAGCGCGGCCGCGGGCCCCGCCGGGCGCGCCAGCCTGCGCCGTGTGGAGGAGATCAACGAGAGGATCGGGGCGCTTTGA
- a CDS encoding 3'-5' exonuclease, whose product MAALNELVRLSRLDPEWSWSRAAIISRDWRRLAPVRAYAEALGIPVEMANESLPNIWRLREMQAFVAALRADPASLLGIADLVALVNVLPQNRWTDLIAEGIATLARELADKTMPVPDLVEWFAEWSRDTRSEQRGLLLLTAHRAKGLEFDDVVILNGSWDALSKGEDADAPRRLFYVAITRVRRSLAIMASGAHTILRGENVLRRTVSPDRERELPASHAYQMPSLKVVDLSWPGRLRSGDASLAAITAARIGDPVRLVAEGEAWLIRDAQGHTLARMAKSWSPPQHRSFVRGEVGAVVRWRKADSKEEYRTHIRREEWEVVLPELVFD is encoded by the coding sequence ATGGCGGCGCTGAATGAGCTGGTGCGGCTGTCACGCCTCGATCCGGAGTGGAGCTGGAGCCGGGCCGCCATCATCTCCCGCGACTGGCGCCGGCTCGCGCCGGTGCGCGCCTATGCCGAGGCGCTTGGCATCCCGGTCGAGATGGCCAACGAGAGCCTGCCGAACATCTGGCGCCTGCGCGAGATGCAGGCCTTCGTGGCGGCGCTGCGCGCGGATCCCGCAAGTCTGCTGGGGATCGCCGACCTCGTGGCCCTTGTGAACGTGCTCCCCCAGAACCGCTGGACTGACCTGATCGCCGAAGGCATCGCCACCTTGGCCCGCGAGCTTGCGGACAAGACCATGCCGGTGCCGGATCTGGTGGAATGGTTCGCCGAGTGGAGCCGCGACACCCGCAGCGAACAACGCGGCTTGCTGCTGCTGACGGCGCACCGCGCCAAGGGGCTGGAGTTCGACGACGTGGTGATCTTGAACGGCAGCTGGGACGCACTGTCCAAAGGCGAGGATGCCGACGCGCCGCGCCGCCTGTTCTACGTCGCCATAACCCGCGTCCGCCGCAGTCTTGCGATTATGGCCAGCGGAGCGCACACGATCCTGCGCGGCGAGAACGTCCTGCGCAGGACGGTGAGCCCAGACCGGGAACGGGAACTGCCAGCGAGCCATGCCTACCAGATGCCGAGCCTGAAGGTCGTCGATCTGTCCTGGCCCGGTAGGCTGCGCTCCGGCGACGCGTCGCTCGCCGCCATCACTGCGGCGCGCATCGGCGATCCGGTCCGGCTGGTCGCGGAGGGGGAGGCGTGGCTGATCCGGGACGCGCAAGGCCATACACTTGCGCGCATGGCGAAATCCTGGTCGCCGCCGCAGCACCGATCTTTCGTTCGCGGTGAGGTCGGCGCCGTCGTGCGTTGGCGCAAGGCGGACAGCAAGGAGGAATACCGCACCCATATCCGCCGGGAGGAGTGGGAAGTGGTGCTGCCGGAGTTGGTGTTCGACTGA
- a CDS encoding tyrosine-type recombinase/integrase has product MARVELTDALVKGYLAKQREDLVDTREPGLALRVTPAGGKTWVVRLRSADGTAQRVKIGSYPDMSLRAARATAAMQRVEIRSSTGNLNKTRRAEADAASASPTLADLLTEYGAGPGRNLATWQPSARGGKSEAVLRIRAVFARMLERRVGEISVEDLAATMQGYVPRSGKASANGQVSRGRAYLMSVLDWAAGRGRFSKVGKRRHPTVPAPDMHETNDPATDDPLITGERDRTLDHVELAKVLPLLAYPAPTCLDMRTPPEMDLRPLAMKFILLTAARLDEVVTMLWRDVDFETGVWTKPHVKRPRGGPRKQQLPLSDAALSLLRSLPNFSHRQPEQLCFSLPKGTEIGNWNRITVAVHRESNTSDWHRHDLRRTSSTVLDLIGVAPRVIDRILAHKTDNKKEGTSKALEHYIRGKNILRTVDPQKAALDQLAKVYAEIEADQEKANQAEE; this is encoded by the coding sequence ATGGCGCGAGTTGAACTGACCGATGCGCTTGTCAAGGGCTATCTGGCAAAGCAGCGCGAGGACCTTGTCGACACCCGGGAGCCCGGTCTCGCATTGCGGGTCACGCCTGCAGGTGGAAAGACCTGGGTCGTTCGGCTTCGCTCTGCAGATGGAACGGCGCAGCGGGTGAAAATTGGCAGCTATCCGGACATGTCTCTGCGAGCGGCCCGCGCGACGGCTGCCATGCAGCGAGTTGAAATCCGGTCATCGACAGGAAACCTGAACAAGACCCGCCGAGCGGAGGCTGACGCGGCCTCAGCCTCGCCCACTCTCGCAGATCTGCTTACGGAGTATGGTGCCGGCCCTGGCCGGAATCTGGCAACTTGGCAGCCGTCGGCACGGGGCGGGAAATCGGAAGCGGTGCTTCGGATCCGCGCGGTCTTCGCCCGGATGCTTGAGCGTCGTGTCGGGGAGATCAGCGTCGAAGATCTCGCGGCTACTATGCAAGGTTATGTTCCGCGGTCGGGTAAGGCGTCGGCCAACGGCCAGGTCAGTCGCGGCCGCGCATACTTGATGTCGGTTCTGGACTGGGCAGCTGGGCGCGGTCGGTTCTCGAAAGTTGGGAAGCGTCGGCATCCTACAGTTCCGGCACCGGACATGCATGAGACGAATGATCCCGCAACTGATGATCCTCTCATCACGGGAGAGCGAGACCGAACACTGGACCATGTGGAATTGGCGAAAGTGCTCCCGTTGCTTGCCTATCCTGCACCAACCTGTCTTGACATGCGCACACCGCCCGAAATGGACCTGCGCCCGCTTGCAATGAAATTCATCCTGCTGACGGCAGCGAGACTTGATGAAGTCGTTACCATGTTGTGGCGCGATGTCGATTTCGAAACCGGCGTCTGGACGAAGCCGCATGTCAAGCGCCCGCGGGGAGGTCCGCGGAAGCAACAGTTGCCGCTTTCTGATGCTGCCCTCAGTCTGCTCCGCAGTCTGCCGAACTTTTCGCATCGTCAGCCAGAGCAACTCTGTTTTTCCCTGCCCAAGGGGACAGAGATCGGAAACTGGAACCGAATTACAGTTGCAGTTCATCGCGAGAGCAACACGTCCGATTGGCATCGGCACGATCTCCGTCGAACCAGTTCAACCGTGCTCGATCTGATCGGCGTTGCCCCCCGCGTGATTGACCGCATTCTGGCGCATAAAACTGACAACAAGAAGGAGGGCACCAGCAAGGCACTCGAGCATTACATTCGCGGTAAGAACATTCTTCGGACTGTCGATCCACAGAAAGCAGCGCTCGATCAACTGGCCAAGGTTTACGCTGAAATCGAGGCAGATCAAGAAAAAGCCAATCAAGCTGAAGAGTGA
- a CDS encoding DUF2235 domain-containing protein has product MPKTLILLLDGTSNTISDQRTNILRLYGCLRKSDTQLVYYDPGVGSIGAQDRWSKLAQQASELWGMATGMGIDDNVKEAYRFLVDNYDDGKATGTERDRICIFGFSRGAYTARMLAGFIHAIGLLQRRNLNLLDHAWRAYKRIGEAEQAHDFAEVRLYERILDPDRPPIHLLGLFDTVSSVIEPGRGLLPQLRHHAFTSRNPSVAHLRHAVALDERRRMFEPVLWPEGGEHLPQRFQPGSAVPQDAREVWFTGTHGDVGGGWPETVSGLAKIPLLWMIEETKALGVDYITQTVNRLVKGSHEGQPYVAPDTFAPVNDSMTRGWKLLEYLPLPAKAEGLKRTRARLRRVPPGARVHASVIARAEGTGKPPTNLSADYRVEGQPSD; this is encoded by the coding sequence ATGCCCAAGACCCTGATCCTGCTGCTGGACGGCACGTCGAACACCATCTCGGACCAGCGCACCAATATCCTGCGGCTTTACGGCTGCCTGCGGAAGTCGGACACGCAGCTGGTCTATTACGACCCCGGCGTGGGCAGCATCGGGGCGCAGGACAGGTGGTCGAAACTGGCGCAGCAGGCCTCCGAGCTCTGGGGCATGGCCACCGGCATGGGCATCGACGACAACGTCAAGGAGGCCTACCGCTTCCTCGTCGACAATTACGATGACGGCAAGGCCACGGGAACCGAGCGCGACCGCATCTGCATCTTCGGCTTCTCGCGCGGCGCCTATACCGCGCGGATGCTGGCCGGGTTCATCCACGCCATCGGCCTGTTGCAGCGGCGCAACCTGAACCTGCTGGACCACGCCTGGCGCGCCTATAAGCGCATCGGCGAGGCGGAGCAGGCGCATGATTTCGCCGAGGTGCGGCTCTACGAGCGCATCCTCGATCCGGACCGCCCGCCGATCCACCTTCTGGGGCTGTTCGACACCGTCTCCTCGGTGATCGAACCCGGGCGCGGGCTGCTGCCGCAACTGCGCCACCACGCCTTCACGTCGCGCAACCCCTCGGTCGCCCATCTGCGCCATGCCGTCGCGCTGGACGAACGGCGGCGGATGTTCGAGCCTGTGCTCTGGCCCGAAGGCGGCGAGCATCTGCCGCAGCGCTTCCAGCCCGGCAGCGCCGTGCCGCAGGACGCGCGCGAGGTGTGGTTCACAGGCACCCATGGCGATGTCGGCGGCGGCTGGCCCGAAACTGTATCGGGCCTCGCCAAGATCCCGCTCCTGTGGATGATCGAGGAAACGAAGGCGCTTGGCGTCGACTACATCACCCAGACGGTCAACCGCCTGGTGAAGGGCTCACATGAGGGGCAGCCCTACGTCGCGCCCGATACCTTCGCCCCCGTCAACGACTCGATGACACGGGGGTGGAAGCTGCTCGAATACCTGCCGCTTCCGGCCAAGGCCGAGGGGCTGAAACGAACCCGCGCAAGGCTGCGCCGCGTCCCGCCCGGCGCGCGCGTCCATGCTTCGGTCATCGCCCGTGCCGAAGGCACCGGCAAGCCACCCACGAACCTGTCCGCCGACTATCGGGTGGAGGGCCAGCCGTCGGACTGA
- a CDS encoding AAA family ATPase — protein sequence MRRIVRPETPPEVLSHPEFARMRRAYLEFLRLPEERRAQTRPPDRHLPAVPGLLAAVAEPFDGLCAFCGIETASAVYRFRPTSDVDVRFDTLQSWASEDSLKDAQSRKRPSPGLMALFALHYGWLADAWQNLYPICSGCKPEQPEIFPVMGSRSSDPTWRVYATYEKENTGRWPDMPEEQQLLLDPCADDPQEHIRGEETGKLIGLTERGALTILMFNLNRPALVSKRIGPTTSALPTRKPRVPRPPKQPLRWELAHIGIENFKAIERLELDMPNTPAVPPDGRPRATALLILGENAAGKSTILEAVALAMMGDAARRKLVKDPGALLLNPRFMGDAEAPARTEGRVSLHFVAGAAEATVTLHLAPEELRSESSAKGLPQVFAYGAYRLYLDGVRGRGADRGVVSLFKPDSLLSNPRDWLLALRDERFNEVVQVLRFVFGVDFEAIRRRGTDCVVVTKTEGLEQETPLLAVSSGFRTVLALVGDVLRWLMEAPATRDMKLEAMPALILIDEVEAHLHPRWKMAIVDGLRQALPAATFLVTTHDPLCLRRAAPGEVRVMTRQLATGATDLPVMVEALDRLPDMGALTVDQLLTADFFGLGDTDDPASVQALENLMAQYASGVADTGGSDVVMRLQKRLLQDLPIGRTQVERIVQEAVQAYLSERRSDRPEWRETTRAKILDLLRAL from the coding sequence ATGAGGCGCATTGTCCGGCCCGAGACGCCGCCTGAGGTGCTGTCGCATCCTGAATTTGCGCGGATGCGGCGGGCCTATCTCGAGTTCCTGCGCCTGCCCGAAGAACGCCGCGCCCAGACCCGCCCGCCGGACCGGCATCTGCCGGCCGTGCCCGGGTTACTGGCGGCGGTGGCCGAGCCGTTCGACGGGCTTTGCGCCTTTTGCGGGATCGAGACGGCCAGCGCCGTGTATCGCTTTCGCCCGACGAGTGATGTGGACGTAAGGTTCGACACGTTACAGTCCTGGGCCAGCGAGGATTCTCTGAAAGACGCACAATCGCGGAAGCGGCCGTCCCCCGGATTGATGGCGCTTTTTGCCTTGCATTATGGCTGGTTAGCCGACGCGTGGCAAAACCTCTACCCGATCTGTTCAGGGTGCAAGCCAGAGCAACCGGAGATTTTTCCCGTGATGGGATCACGCTCCTCAGATCCAACCTGGCGGGTCTATGCGACTTACGAAAAGGAGAACACGGGCCGATGGCCCGATATGCCGGAGGAACAGCAGCTCCTTCTCGATCCGTGTGCTGACGATCCGCAAGAGCATATCCGCGGGGAGGAAACAGGCAAGCTGATCGGGCTGACCGAACGGGGCGCCTTGACCATCCTGATGTTCAACCTCAACCGGCCTGCGCTGGTCTCCAAGCGCATCGGGCCGACCACCAGTGCCCTCCCAACCCGCAAGCCACGCGTCCCGCGGCCCCCGAAGCAGCCGCTCCGCTGGGAACTGGCCCACATCGGCATCGAGAATTTCAAGGCCATCGAGCGGCTGGAGCTCGACATGCCCAATACTCCTGCGGTGCCGCCCGACGGGCGCCCGCGGGCCACGGCGCTGCTGATCCTAGGCGAGAACGCGGCCGGCAAGTCCACGATCCTTGAAGCCGTCGCGCTGGCGATGATGGGCGATGCGGCGCGGCGCAAGCTGGTGAAGGACCCGGGCGCCCTGCTGCTGAACCCGCGCTTTATGGGCGATGCCGAAGCGCCTGCGCGCACCGAGGGCCGCGTGTCCCTGCATTTCGTCGCAGGCGCCGCCGAGGCCACGGTCACCCTGCATCTGGCGCCGGAGGAGCTCCGCAGCGAAAGCAGCGCCAAGGGCCTGCCGCAGGTTTTCGCCTATGGTGCCTACCGGCTCTATCTTGACGGGGTGCGTGGGCGCGGCGCGGATCGGGGCGTGGTGTCGCTGTTCAAACCCGACAGCCTGCTCTCGAACCCCCGCGACTGGCTGCTGGCCTTGCGGGACGAGCGGTTTAACGAAGTGGTGCAGGTGCTGCGCTTTGTCTTCGGCGTGGATTTCGAGGCGATCCGCCGCCGGGGCACCGACTGTGTGGTCGTGACCAAAACCGAGGGGCTTGAACAGGAAACGCCGCTGCTGGCGGTCTCCTCCGGCTTTCGCACCGTGCTGGCGCTGGTCGGCGATGTGCTTCGCTGGCTGATGGAGGCGCCGGCCACCCGCGACATGAAGCTCGAGGCGATGCCGGCGCTGATCCTGATCGACGAGGTCGAGGCGCATCTGCATCCGCGCTGGAAGATGGCGATCGTCGATGGGTTGCGGCAGGCACTGCCCGCGGCGACCTTTCTGGTGACCACCCATGACCCACTCTGCCTGCGCCGGGCCGCGCCGGGCGAGGTGCGGGTGATGACCCGGCAGTTGGCAACGGGCGCGACCGACCTGCCGGTGATGGTCGAGGCGCTGGACCGCCTGCCCGACATGGGCGCGCTGACGGTGGACCAGCTTCTGACCGCGGATTTCTTCGGGCTGGGGGATACCGACGATCCCGCCTCGGTTCAGGCGCTGGAAAACCTGATGGCGCAATATGCCAGCGGCGTGGCCGATACCGGCGGCTCTGACGTCGTGATGCGGCTGCAAAAACGGCTGCTGCAGGACCTGCCCATCGGCCGAACCCAGGTGGAGCGGATCGTGCAGGAGGCGGTGCAGGCCTACCTGTCCGAGCGGCGCAGCGACCGGCCGGAATGGCGCGAGACGACAAGGGCGAAGATCCTCGACCTGCTGAGGGCGCTCTGA